The proteins below are encoded in one region of Aspergillus nidulans FGSC A4 chromosome III:
- a CDS encoding nicotinamide-nucleotide adenylyltransferase (transcript_id=CADANIAT00006013) has protein sequence MDPSSKSFQTQRAQYSSALKRFLDSTKDFEIITSVSRDYGEPRVPSTAEVLYVLDSSFNPPTRAHSHIACSAVLENKGQPSRILLLLATQNADKPSKPASFEDRLIMMQLCAEEALAFLESEIPAAELPVIDIGVTKKPYFVDKAAAIETANVYPRSTQQVHLTGYDTLIRILNTKYYPPEHTLAPLEPFLSKHKLRVTVRPDDGWGSKAEQEAYLADLAQGGRESEGAKREWAQQIRLVEGRKVEQAVSSTKAREATQTNSQDLDWLVPGKVRDFILSEQPYQE, from the coding sequence ATGGACCCTTCGTCCAAGTCGTTCCAGACTCAACGAGCACAATATAGCTCGGCCTTGAAACGCTTTCTCGATTCTACCAAGGATTTTGAGATCATCACCTCCGTATCCCGCGACTACGGTGAACCCCGCGTACCCTCAACTGCAGAGGTCCTCTATGTTCTGGATTCTTCTTTCAACCCCCCAACGCGCGCCCATAGCCACATTGCGTGCTCTGCCGTGTTGGAGAACAAGGGCCAGCCTTCccgcatcctcctcctcctcgcaaCCCAAAATGCGGACAAGCCCTCTAAACCGGCCTCTTTCGAGGACCGCTTAATTATGATGCAGCTCTGCGCCGAGGAGGCTTTGGCGTTCTTAGAATCGGAAATaccagctgcagagcttccTGTCATCGACATCGGCGTAACAAAGAAGCCATATTTCGTGGACAAGGCCGCCGCAATTGAGACTGCGAATGTATATCCTCGGAGCACCCAGCAGGTCCACCTTACCGGCTATGATACTCTAATTCGCATCCTCAATACCAAGTATTACCCGCCGGAGCATACCCTTGCGCCATTGGAGCCGTTCCTGTCCAAGCATAAGCTACGAGTAACTGTACGCCCGGACGATGGATGGGGTAGTaaagctgagcaggaggcCTACCTTGCAGACTTAGCCCAGGGAGGGCGAGAGAGCGAGGGGGCTAAGCGGGAATGGGCGCAGCAGATTAGACTTGTCGAGGGAAGAAAAGTTGAGCAAGCCGTGAGTTCGACCAAGGCACGAGAAGCTACCCAGACAAATTCGCAAGACCTCGACTGGCTGGTACCAGGAAAAGTCCGAGACTTCATTTTGTCGGAGCAGCCTTACCAAGAGTAA
- a CDS encoding uncharacterized protein (transcript_id=CADANIAT00006012), translated as MTMAGPESQMEKTKQTFVQKFRAWGENPFPPTLLATLITAQYMRPFQALPMLFPPVLLFTSYANVSGFKTDSAGISAAWSGLYLLLAGRRRQPFMKKWGARGITRGATMGLSLVNMVGGGLAYTLGKREDEDDD; from the exons ATGACCATGGCTGGACCAGAATCACAAATGGAAAAGACGAAACAGACTTTCGTGCAGAAGTTCAGAGCATGGGGAG AAAACCCATTCCCACCAACTCTTCTTGCAACTCTCATCACTGCACAATATATGCGCCCGTTTCAGGCACTACCGATGCTCTTCCCCCCagtcctcctcttcaccagctACGCGAATGTttctggcttcaagacaGACAGCGCGGGGATAAGTGCCGCCTGGTCAGGTCTCTATCTACTGCTCGCAGGGCGTCGGAGACAGCCGTTCATGAAGAAATGGGGCGCGCGCGGCATCACGCGGGGGGCGACCATGGGATTGTCTCTGGTCAATATGGTTGGTGGGGGCCTGGCTTACACATTGGGAAAgagggaggatgaggatgatgattGA
- a CDS encoding 3-oxo-5-alpha-steroid 4-dehydrogenase family protein (transcript_id=CADANIAT00006009): MGSFLSSTLNGLPPLRDFILPTPEAYVILLNIWQYFPLITVAQWLTAWHPAGKTSKDSILNIPGRIAWFAMEIVGPINLLYILTTLPAKLPTLDIRTLPLTNKLVASLYVLHYVNRAVISPFFTAPSMSPIHVFIAVSAAAFNWVNSTCLACWLVGYNVTTVPGYYPTSGLGAAEAALMTPEKVLEDSLSSTVGTSLVIPAVGLVLFFVGMAGNIYAERTLFALRREAADKQASQTSANGADAKESTDGKKPNKYHKVYVIPPKSGLFASILYPHYVLEWLEWTGFALVGTTVFPALSPPSLIPDVLSTSFRSTTGGIPGFGLGLGASRTSYGAASAPASTVHLAPWLIPAVWAAGKMRLPVLPLPAMVFVVNAVSNMLPHARWGRKWYVERFGGGERWCGG, from the exons ATGGGCTCATTTCTCTCCTCAACGCTCAATGGCCTCCCTCCCCTACGAGACTTCATCCTCCCAACCCCAGAGGCCTACGTGATACTGCTCAATATCTGGCAGTACTTTCCGCTC ATAACTGTAGCCCAATGGCTTACGGCCTGGCACCCGGCAGGCAAAACCTCCAAGGACTCGATTCTCAACATTCCCGGCCGCATCGCCTGGTTCGCTATGGAAATCGTCGGCCCCATAAACCTCCTCTATATCCTAACAACCCTTCCCGCAAAGCTACCAACTCTAGATATACGTACCCTTCCGCTAACCAATAAGCTTGTGGCTTCACTCTACGTGCTCCATTACGTGAACAGGGCAGTCATCTCCCCGTTTTTCACAGCGCCGAGCATGTCACCTATCCATGTTTTTATCGCGGTGTCAGCAGCGGCATTTAACTGGGTCAATTCGACTTGTCTTGCTTGTTGGCTTGTCGGGTACAATGTAACCACTGTGCCGGGTTACTATCCTACTTCCGGCTTGGGCGCAGCTGAAGCGGCCTTGATGACACCAGAAAAGGTCCTCGAGGATAGTTTGTCCAGTACGGTGGGAACGTCGCTGGTGATTCCAGCTGTTGGACTCGTTTTGTTCTTCGTTGGAATGGCCGGGAATATCTATGCCGAGCGAACCCTCTTCGCGCTTCGTCGCGAGGCGGCAGACAAACAAGCCAGTCAAACTTCGGCCAACGGTGCAGACGCAAAAGAATCAACAGACGGAAAGAAGCCAAACAAATACCACAAGGTCTACGTTATACCCCCGAAATCTGGCCTCTTCGCATCAATCCTCTACCCACACTACGTTTTAGAGTGGCTCGAATGGACTGGTTTCGCTCTCGTGGGCACCACAGTCTTCCCTGCTCTTTCGCCGCCGTCTCTGATCCCCGATGTACTCAGTACCTCTTTTAGAAGCACAACCGGCGGAATACCAGGCTTtggactgggactgggcgCGAGCAGGACGTCGTATGGtgctgcatctgcacctGCCTCTACCGTGCATCTTGCACCCTGGCTTATACCTGCTGTTTGGGCGGCCGGGAAAATGAGGCTTCCCGTGTTGCCGCTGCCGGCAATGGTGTTTGTTGTTAATGCGGTGAGCAACATGTTGCCGCATGCGAGGTGGGGGAGGAAGTGGTATGTTGAGAGGTttgggggaggggaaaggtGGTGTGGAGGGTAG
- a CDS encoding uncharacterized protein (transcript_id=CADANIAT00006011), with protein MPSATSSGTDSGGSGKSRDHNQGNQDRKYTPEQKAAVIRIRKCSATAFYEILAVEKTATDSEIKKAYRKLSLVTHPDKNGYEGADEAFKMVSRAFQVLSDSEKRARYDKFGGDPDSRFQPSSGPAGASPFGGGFSGGGFPRGGGGFEAEISPEELFNRFFNGGPQFVFNMGGGPGFRVHQFGGTQPRRRPRADAQPEPTPSAASVFRQLLPLILLFLLPLLSSLFSSGPAPSGPSYRFDPIPPHTQQRTTPEIKIDYFLNPKDVSDFSSREFRKLDKQVEVDYVKKLRYECEGEILARDRMIQDAQGWFFPDVEKIKEAKAMELKSCRRLESLPLKRKY; from the exons ATGCCGTCGGCCACGTCGTCTGGGACTGACTCAGGAGGCTCAGGAAAATCCCGAGACCACAACCAAGGCAACCAGGACCGCAAGTACACACCTGAGCAAAAGGCGGCTGTAATCCGGATACGAAAATGCAGCGCAACGGCATTCTACGAGATCTTGGCGGTAGAAAAGACAGCAACCGAcagcgagatcaagaaggcgtATAGAAAACTGAGTTTGGTCACACATCCTGATAAGAACGGGTATGAAGGGGCGGACGAGGCATTTAAGA TGGTCTCGCGCGCCTTCCAGGTTCTGTCGGATTCGGAGAAGAGGGCAAGGTATGATAAGTTTGGCGGGGATCCGGATAGTAGGTTCCAGCCGAGCAGCGGCCCTGCAGGTGCTTCACCGTTTGGTGGCGGATTTTCTGGGGGCGGCTTCCCTcggggaggtggagggtttGAAGCGGAGATATCTCCTGAGGAGCTGTTCAACCGGTTTTTCAACG GTGGTCCGCAGTTCGTTTTCAACATGGGAGGTGGGCCGGGCTTTAGGGTTCATCAATTTGGAGGGACTCAACCTCGAAGACGGCCTCGCGCCGATGCACAGCCCGAGCCCACGCCATCTGCCGCATCTGTATTTCGGCAGCTCCTGCCTCTGATCCTCCTATTCCTGCTTCCTCTACTTTCGTCGCTCTTCTCTAGTGGCCCTGCCCCATCTGGGCCATCATATCGATTCGACCCTATTCCCCCTCATACGCAGCAACGAACAACTCCAGAGATCAAAATAGACTACTTCCTTAACCCGAAAGACGTGAGCGACTTCAGTTCCCGAGAGTTTCGCAAACTGGACAAGCAGGTGGAAGTTGATTATGTCAAGAAGCTCCGTTATGAGTGTGAGGGCGAAATTCTCGCCCGGGATCGCATGATCCAGGATGCGCAGGGCTGGTTCTTCCCAGACGTAGAGAAGATTAAGGAGGCGAAAGCGATGGAGCTCAAGAGTTGTCGGCGGTTAGAATCTCTAccgctgaagaggaagtactAA
- a CDS encoding uncharacterized protein (transcript_id=CADANIAT00006015), with translation MRPTLRLAGSSGNKTVSNIFNQQASSASPFPWLSTLKSKQLQHLAHKTGLPSSGTKTVLIESLERGLRLWQEQDEKLFQGNGEPENVGLTKLNGDGDLHEKYKELRILSIDMGIRNLAFAVLNVRGLNDGLRFGSRLGLLTEKLEKPSRGRSMAKAAQGLDGEGEGNGEGDNDDAGAVQVSLEAWRRVSLPLDRGLSVEEFSRYLDTPYSAFPSTLALTSLPNPDIKSSDTNEAASTASPTEKGGKGDKTPFSLPIYATHAHSIVSALLARYKPTHVLIERQRFRSGGGSAVQEWSLRVGVFEGMLWATLHSLRMNQTQVQNQSEQHRVAPRIISIDPARVGRFWAPPTSSPYGCGVRSAAAAGSDKSKMKKKNTSDSRQGKKLKIDLVGSWLERGIFLNGHGPTVQLWIDAYMSKWKKTPKPRLRTKARSSDSDSSSGCGTRADASPVETGIDIAKLDDMADCLVQGMTWLEWERMKERIVREGIGGVV, from the coding sequence ATGCGTCCCACCCTTCGTCTTGCAGGAAGCTCCGGAAATAAAACCGTCTCCAACATATTCAATCAACAAGCATCGTCAGCATCCCCATTCCCATGGCTCTCAACCCTCAAATCAAAACAGTTGCAACACCTAGCTCATAAAACCGGCCTTCCCAGCTCGGGCACCAAAACTGTTCTCATAGAGAGTCTGGAGCGGGGATTAAGGCTCTGGCAAGAACAGGATGAAAAATTGTTTCAGGGCAATGGAGAGCCAGAAAATGTTGGCCTGACGAAGTTAAACGGAGATGGGGATTTGCATGAAAAGTACAAAGAGCTGAGAATCCTCAGCATCGATATGGGAATTCGAAATCTGGCATTTGCTGTTCTGAATGTGCGTGGGCTCAATGATGGCTTAAGATTTGGGTCTAGGCTGGGTCTCCTAACTGAGAAATTGGAGAAGCCCAGCCGAGGAAGGAGTATGGCAAAGGCTGCCCAAGGTCTCGATGGTGAGGGCGAAGGTAATGGTGAAggtgataatgatgatgccGGTGCAGTTCAAGTCAGCTTAGAGGCCTGGCGACGAGTCTCTCTCCCGCTAGACCGGGGACTTTCGGTTGAGGAGTTCAGCCGCTATCTTGACACTCCTTATTCTGCCTTTCCTTCAACTTTGGCATTAACGTCTCTACCTAATCCTGATATTAAATCTTCGGATACCAATGAGGCCGCCTCGACTGCTTCGCCAACCGAAAAAGGGGGAAAGGGAGATAAAACCCCCTTTTCCCTCCCTATTTACGCCACTCATGCACACAGCATTGTATCCGCTCTCCTAGCCCGGTATAAGCCCACGCACGTTCTCATCGAACGCCAGCGTTTCCGTTCTGGCGGAGGGTCTGCGGTGCAGGAGTGGAGTCTGCGTGTTGGTGTATTCGAGGGGATGCTCTGGGCTACGCTGCATTCTTTACGGATGAACCAAACTCAGGTTCAAAACCAATCTGAACAGCATAGGGTAGCACCAAGAATTATTTCCATCGACCCGGCCAGGGTAGGGAGGTTTTGGGCGCCTCCTACATCTTCTCCTTATGGCTGCGGCGTCCGttccgcagctgcagctggctctgacaaaagcaaaatgaagaagaagaatacAAGTGACAGTCGCCAAGGCAAGAAACTAAAAATCGACCTCGTCGGGTCATGGCTGGAACGAGGCATTTTCTTGAATGGTCACGGCCCCACCGTCCAACTCTGGATAGACGCTTACATGtcgaagtggaagaagacgcCGAAACCGAGACTAAGGACGAAGGCCAGATCATCGGATTCAGACTCTAGCTCAGGGTGCGGTACACGTGCGGATGCAAGTCCAGTTGAGACTGGTATTGACATTGCCAAACTTGACGATATGGCCGACTGCCTCGTGCAGGGCATGACGTGGCTCGAGTGGgagagaatgaaagaaagaatTGTGCGGGAAGGTATTGGAGGTGTTGTCTAG
- a CDS encoding ubiquitin-ubiquitin ligase UFD2 (transcript_id=CADANIAT00006010), giving the protein MGDNMSEADKVSLIFMLFITCLSILELIKAILQIRSKRLAKLASANPPTSAETSSEPSSAALTPQAPEASRPQSGETVAPSTPRLEREGSEGKRIKITPTSAAPAEQRPQSGTVTPVSNTPPPPKQEDTLEAFEDRTLSAVFKLTLDESRQRDIHGQRLTFLSGLRSELEDQNLSLRISTAVLDQALLEAASSQPDGKPLDYLLPCWKRVTRLHKGFRKARNNDPKFEVICEARRLCMSYAAFALTMPEMFGLEPTGRSPLKPYLLLDPEDDKGVDLEFLSEAVKRFEEDETIKPAFIAAVEELSRELSSMGINDDYKPYVTSFSQLPQALRNLVRHSAIASAITESSIFNHTRDPASFEKETLLGPWFRLSPLQGDATMSFFSAPKSRDQGYILNAQRSIRMVQELLSSDILDIINHMVRASAEARNRILDWFAAALNINHKRRAMQVDPATVSSDGFMFNLTTCLDHLCQPFMDANFTKIDRIDIEYLHRNPRVDMRDETKINADQHASDAFYAKKSEGTSNFITEIFFLTAAAHHYGSESLTSKLDTLERDLKHMETTLVKLEAERPKWSNYPAQLRLFEIQLKRFKDKLDMGLALKYSLQGVLFDDQWQFRSMTFMRYVVVWLLRVASGKNFPKEQLVLPLPEQPPEVFKCLPEYFVDDIVSNFKFIMWCMPQIITATQGDELVMMCIAFLECSEYIKNPYLKAGLVSILYRGTWPRPGGATGVLVDLLNSMPFANEYLLHACMNFYIQAEHTGAHTQFYDKFNIRYEIFQIIKCVWPNTLYRAKLLNQAKHHLDFFVQFVNLLLNDVTYVLDESFGSFKTIYNTQLELRNEGASMDPAVRQEKEERVAQAQRSAKSYMQLTNETVAMLKLFTEALADSFTMPEIVQRLADMLDYNLDAMVGPKSSNLRVENLHEYGFRPRALLSEIVDVYLNLMGKQNFIVAVARDGRSYKPANFEKAAEILRKWNLKSPEELKRWDQLQLKVKEAKESDDQAEEDLGEIPDEFLDPLMYTLMEDPVILPASKISIDRSTLRAHLLSDPHDPFNRVPLKMEDVAPDTDLKAKIEEFKRQKIAERRAAQQGQVDQMDTSTG; this is encoded by the exons ATGGGCGATAACATGTCCGAGGCGGATAAGGTTAGTTTGATCTTCATGCTGTTTATTACATGTCTGTCTATCCTAGAGCTAATAAAAGCTATTCTACAGATCCGCAGCAAACGCCTAGCAAAGCTTGCGAGTGCGAATCCACCAACGTCCGCGGAAACAAGCAGTGAGCCGTCATCCGCGGCCTTGACCCCTCAGGCCCCAGAAGCATCGCGACCACAGTCCGGCGAGACTGTCGCACCTTCAACACCAAGGTTAGAACGAGAAGGATCAGAAGGGAAGCGAATCAAAATCACGCCGACGTCCGCAGCGCCCGCCGAGCAGCGACCGCAATCCGGAACAGTGACACCCGTCTCGAACACCCCACCTCCGCCCAAACAAGAAGACACACTCGAAGCATTTGAAGACCGGACATTAAGCGCCGTCTTCAAGCTTACATTAGATGAGAGCCGTCAAAGGGATATTCATGGACAGAGATTGACGTTCCTTTCGGGGTTGCGGAGTGAGTTGGAAGACCAGAACCTGAGCTTGAGGATTAGTACCGCCGTTCTGGATCAGGCTCTGCTGGAAGCGGCGTCGAGTCAGCCTGATGGGAAGCCGCTGGATTATCTACTGCCGTGCTGGAAACGGGTGACGCGGCTGCACAAAGGCTTTCGAAAAGCTCGCAATAATGATCCCAAGTTCGAGGTGATTTGTGAGGCGCGGCGGTTGTGTATGAGCTATGCAGCGTTTGCTCTTACTATGCCGGAGATGTTCGG TCTTGAGCCAACTGGGCGGTCGCCACTCAAGCCATATCTCCTCCTAGACCCGGAAGATGACAAGGGCGTGGATCTCGAGTTCTTAAGCGAGGCTGTCAAGAGgttcgaggaggatgagaccATTAAGCCTGCTTTTATTGCGGCTGTTGAGGAACTGAGTCGGGAACTCTCCTCGATGGGGATCAATGATGATTACAAGCCATACGTGACT TCCTTTTCTCAACTGCCGCAGGCTCTGCGAAACCTCGTTCGCCATTCCGCCATTGCCTCTGCTATCACAGAGTCgtccatcttcaaccacACACGGGATCCCGCTTCATTCGAAAAAGAGACCCTCCTCGGACCATGGTTTCGCCTTTCGCCCTTGCAGGGTGACGCTACgatgtctttcttctccgcccCGAAGTCGAGAGACCAAGGCTACATCCTAAATGCTCAGCGGTCGATTCGCATGGTCCAAGAATTGCTCAGCTCTGATATCCTAGATATCATCAATCATATGGTTCGAGCTTCAGCAGAAGCGAGAAATAGGATTTTGGACTGGTTTGCGGCGGCTCTGAACATCAACCACAAGCGAAGGGCGATGCAGGTAGATCCGGCTACTGTTTCTTCTGACGGGTTCATGTTCAATCTTACCACTTGTCTTGATCATCTCTGTCAACCGTTTATGGATGCGAACTTCACTAAA ATCGACAGGATCGATATTGAGTATCTGCATCGGAACCCTCGTGTTGACATGAGAGACGAGACCAAAATCAATGCTGACCAGCACGCTTCTGATGCCTTTTATGCAAAGAAGTCTGAAGGCACATCCAACTTTATCACCGAAATTTTCTTTCTGACGGCTGCGGCCCATCATTATGGTAGTGAATCGCTGACCTCTAAACTGGATACGCTTGAGAGAGACCTGAAGCACATGGAAACTACTCTTGTTAAACTTGAGGCTGAGCGACCTAAATGGTCGAACTACCCGGCTCAGCTTAGGTTGTTCGAGATACAACTGAAGAGGTTCAAAGATAAACTGGACATGGGGCTGGCCCTGAAGTACAGTCTCCAAGGCGTATTGTTCGACGATCAATGGCAGTTCCGGTCTATGACTTTCATGCGTTATGTTGTTGTCTGGCTGCTCAGGGTGGCTTCGGGCAAAAACTTTCCCAAAGAACAGCTTGTTCTGCCTCTTCCAGAACAACCGCCTGAAGTGTTCAAGTGTCTCCCTGAGTACTTTGTGGATGATATTGTCAGCAACTTCAAGTTCATCATGTGGTGTATGCCGCAGATCATTACGGCAACCCAAGGTGACGAGCTCGTTATGATGTGCATTGCCTTTTTGGAGTGCTCAGAGTATATCAAGAATCCCTATCTTAAAGCAGGCCTCGTTTCGATCCTGTACCGAGGGACATGGCCTCGCCCTGGTGGCGCAACAGGTGTCCTGGTCGACCTATTGAACTCGATGCCCTTTGCTAATGAGTATCTGCTGCACGCTTGCATGAACTTTTACATTCAAGCCGAGCACACGGGTGCCCATACTCAGTTCTATGACAAATTTAACATTCGGTACGAGATCTTCCAGATTATCAAGTGTGTATGGCCCAACACGCTCTACCGAGCGAAGCTCCTCAACCAGGCCAAGCACCACCTGGATTTCTTTGTTCAGTTCGTCAACTTGCTTCTCAACGATGTCACCTATGTTCTCGACGAGTCGTTTGGCAGTTTCAAGACCATCTACAACACTCAGCTGGAGTTGCGCAATGAGGGAGCTAGCATGGATCCTGCCGTCCGccaggagaaggaagagcgtGTTGCGCAGGCCCAACGTAGCGCCAAGTCGTACATGCAGTTGACCAACGAGACCGTGGCCATGCTTAAGCTCTTTACAGAAGCCCTAGCAGACTCGTTCACCATGCCCGAAATCGTTCAAAGATTAGCGGATATGCTTGATTATAACCTGGATGCTATGGTTGGCCCAAAGAGTTCGAATCTGCGAGTCGAGAATTTGCACGAATACGGGTTTAGACCACGTGCGTTGCTGagtgagattgtggatgtCTATCTGAACTTAATGGGCAAACAGAACTTCATTGTTGCCGTCGCCCGTGATGGTCGCTCGTACAAACCTGCCAATTTTGAAAAGGCTGCCGAGATCCTGCGCAAATGGAATCTCAAATCTCCAGAGGAGCTGAAACGTTGGGATCAGCTTCAACTGAAGGTCAAGGAAGCTAAAGAATCTGATGATCAAGCTGAGgaggatcttggagaaatcccAGACGAGTTCTTGGACCCCCTTATGTACACGTTGATGGAGGATCCTGTTATTCTCCCTGCATCCAAGATCTCGATTGATCGCTCAACTCTCCGTGCTCACTTGCTGAGCGATCCGCACGATCCGTTTAACCGAGTCccattgaagatggaagacgTCGCACCTG ATACCGATCTTAAGGCCaagattgaggagttcaaaCGGCAAAAGATTGCAGAGCGACGAGCAGCGCAGCAGGGGCAGGTTGACCAGATGGACACATCCACAGGCTGA
- a CDS encoding uncharacterized protein (transcript_id=CADANIAT00006014) — MRFVPNLSVALLGALAVASEAAHGHRAHDNLLHRRAVRPPSGGSETTTTPATTDYVTVYPTPASEASSETASVPEAEVSSASDETPVPSAPAETPVVSVPGTSSVATSVPGETSAVPVPESPAPGTPPASTPVVPEQTSAVPVPQSPSAPVVPAPETPSTPVSVPSAGFTPRPSSSIPLIRPSSSSAVVTPSPTPTPAPAEECVTLTYTLTGSTTISVVTTTVTRPVATPAPTDDCVTITYTLTGSTITSVVTTTIDRPATATSTAYVTGAPTTETVTVTYTENGGTSTTVVTATAQPPATTSAATEVITVTVTENGATSTSVVTATGTGTIQTPTATGAASEYETITYTATEGTVTSVVTTTVHKTSTRTQTVYATPTGADAVGSGADTTLTSTTTEIYTVTPVASETAGSGSGSGSSSGSGSGSGSGDSGSESCVPETVTVTESFTVTVTANPTAAATYTSPDTNVHVSTISSTSPEQTAQPGSGSSGSGEDDDEYDDEDDEDCDGYDDEDEDDGFTSHTPSSSPTPFPHRPINGTIPTPSPKPSGFVTASRPYPTHWRRRNL; from the exons ATGCGTTTTGTCCCCAACCTCTCAGTCGCCCTTCTGGGGGCCCTGGCCGTTGCCAGCGAGGCTGCCCACGGCCACCGGGCTCATGACAACCTCCTTCACCGTAGGGCTGTCAGGCCTCCCAGCGGTGGCAGTGAGACAACTACAACGCCGGCTACAACAGACTATGTGACCGTCTACCCGACCCCGGCCTCTGAGGCTTCATCTGAGACGGCGTCTGTGCCAGAGGCTGAGGTGTCTTCAGCCTCTGACGAGACTCCCGTGCCctctgctcctgctgagaCGCCCGTGGTCTCCGTGCCCGGCACCTCGTCTGTGGCCACCTCGGTCCCTGGAGAGACTTCTGCTGTTCCAGTCCCCGAGTCTCCTGCGCCTGGAACTCCGCCTGCTAGTACTCCTGTTGTTCCTGAGCAGACTTCTGCTGTTCCTGTTCCCCAGTCTCCTTCTGCGCCCGTTGTCCCTGCGCCCGAGACTCCCTCTACACCTGTTTCCGTGCCCAGCGCTGGCTTCACTCCTCGGCCTAGCAGCAGCATTCCTTTGATCCGCCCCAGCTCTAGCAGTGCCGTTGTGACCCCGTCTCCTACTCcgactcctgctcctgctgaagAGTGTGTGACTCTCACTTACACCTTGACGGGGAGCACGACCATCAGTGTTGTCACGACCACCGTCACTCGGCCAGTGGCTACTCCTGCTCCTACCGACGACTGCGTCACTATTACTTACACTTTGACCGGCAGCACTATTACAAGTGTTGTGACCACCACCATTGACCGTCCGGCTACGGCTACCAGCACTGCCTACGTGACCGGTGCTCCTACTACCGAAACTGTGACCGTCACCTACACTGAGAATGGCGGTACCTCTACTACTGTTGTCACGGCCACTGCCCAGCCCCCGGCGACTACTAGTGCTGCCACCGAAGTTATTACTGTCACTGTTACCGAGAACGGTGCCACGTCGACGAGTGTTGTCACCGCcactggcactggcactATCCAGACCCCCACGGCTACTGGCGCTGCCTCTGAGTATGAGACTATCACCTACACTGCGACTGAGGGTACTGTGACCAGTGTCGTTACAACCACCGTCCACAAGACCTCTACTCGCACCCAGACTGTCTACGCA ACTCCCACTGGCGCAGACGCCGTTGGCTCTGGAGCTGACACAACCctcacctccaccaccactgAGATCTACACTGTCACTCCTGTCGCCTCTGAAACCgctggttctggctctggttctggctccagctccggctctggctcgggctcgggctctggagactctggctctgagagctGCGTTCCAGAAACCGTTACGGTCACTGAGTCCTTCACTGTCACTGTG ACTGCGAACCCTACTGCGGCCGCCACCTACACATCGCCCGACACCAACGTGCACGTCTCCACTATCTCAAGCACAAGCCCTGAGCAAACTGCTCAACCTGGCTCCGGCTCCAGTGGATCtggcgaagacgacgacgagtacgacgacgaggacgatgaggactGTGACGGGtacgacgatgaggacgaggatgatggttTCACTTCCCACactccttcttcctcccctaCTCCCTTCCCACACCGTCCTATCAACGGCACTATTCCCACCCCCAGCCCGAAGCCCTCTGGTTTCGTGACCGCCAGCCGCCCTTACCCTACGCACTGGCGCCGCCGTAACCTTTGA